One window from the genome of Kluyveromyces marxianus DMKU3-1042 DNA, complete genome, chromosome 3 encodes:
- the SRB2 gene encoding Srb2p, with protein MHTLQLSHKSNETITIKNQSAIITPTHVHKDLYDNGCVFGTPEPFDYMLSNKLSNIWTQRQSIKGEFGVTYHTADLVIRTNNAFSYSGFQGLILEIESKSLNSFESFKKNFEKVQGMLHEMGLKDVKVSLDKFQKLDTTENFNLFDLAFQYLKVLG; from the coding sequence ATGCATACTTTACAATTATCCCATAAAAGCAATGAAACCATAACTATCAAAAATCAATCAGCCATAATAACCCCAACACATGTGCACAAAGATCTTTACGACAATGGGTGTGTTTTCGGTACTCCTGAGCCTTTTGATTACATGCTTTCGAATAAATTGTCCAATATCTGGACACAAAGACAATCTATAAAAGGAGAGTTCGGTGTCACTTACCACACTGCGGATTTAGTGATACGAACAAATAACGCCTTCTCTTACAGCGGCTTTCAAGGTTTAATATTAGAAATagaatcaaaatcattgaattcatttgaatcattcaagaagaactttgaGAAAGTACAAGGAATGCTTCATGAAATGGGCTTAAAAGACGTTAAGGTGTCATTAGACAAGTTCCAAAAGTTAGATACAACCGAAAATTTCAATCTCTTCGATCTTGCTTTTCAGTACTTGAAAGTCCTTGGTTAA
- the RTT103 gene encoding Rtt103p, whose product MVFSREQFISKVQSLDETQDSIVSTSKWILTLYKEADKVATTWVEYLSKSSISTKRKLLVIYLANDIVQQAKHRQVPNFDKSFGKVLPSALEKVYVDFPSDIRSKVRRVVGIWRQRRVLSESVLDDIDKRLDAVSSKSSPGPVSGKAEKISTNSGSGKVNKKWSAISSAYDKIEQQEKAYATLRLRFDKSIEALEPNSVVYAENFNVISKIGNSVKESLTKSIGLRTDVITQLEKLITEQKDLLNKEQDSINEIDSMIMDKDPSNLNQTLAADDPDLLPTYENDDDNDDDSSSSDNDDDKSEDNKRLSNNTDDSLVGSNSEKSSSEEPNTKKQKVESSNQNPSNSSNSSTASPSKNNNNVTIASSIQDLLSRLAD is encoded by the coding sequence ATGGTGTTTTCTCGCGAACAGTTCATTAGCAAGGTCCAAAGCCTTGACGAGACACAAGATTCAATTGTCAGTACATCCAAATGGATTTTAACACTATACAAAGAAGCAGATAAGGTAGCCACAACATGGGTTGAATATTTGTCAAAAAGTTCAATTAGTACAAAGCGTAAACTATTGGTGATATATCTAGCCAATGATATTGTACAACAAGCAAAGCATCGCCAAGTGCCCAACTTCGacaaaagttttggaaagGTCTTACCATCTGCACTTGAGAAAGTATATGTTGATTTTCCTTCAGATATTAGAAGCAAAGTTAGACGTGTGGTAGGCATTTGGAGACAACGTAGGGTTTTATCCGAGAGTGTGTTAGACGATATTGATAAACGTCTTGATGCTGTGTCCTCTAAGTCATCTCCAGGACCTGTTTCTGGGAAAGCTGAAAAGATTAGCACGAATAGTGGCAGCGGCAAAGTGAATAAGAAATGGAGCGCCATATCATCTGCATACGACAAAATCGAGCAACAAGAAAAGGCCTACGCAACACTAAGATTGAGATTTGATAAATCGATCGAGGCTTTGGAACCAAATAGTGTAGTATACGCAGAGAATTTTAATGTTATCAgcaaaattggaaattcTGTCAAGGAATCTTTGACAAAATCTATAGGTTTACGAACTGATGTAATAACACAGCTAGAAAAATTGATAACCGAACAAAAAGACTTGCTAAATAAAGAACAAGATTCTATAAACGAAATTGATTCAATGATTATGGACAAAGATCCATCCAATCTAAATCAAACACTTGCAGCGGATGACCCCGATTTATTACCAACATACGAGAACGACGATGATAATGACGACGATAGTAGCAGCAGTGATAATGACGACGATAAATCTGAAGACAACAAAAGACTATCTAACAACACTGATGACTCGTTAGTGGGCTCAAACTCGGAAAAGTCGAGCAGCGAAGAACcaaatacaaagaaacagaaagtTGAATCAAGTAATCAAAATCCCTCTAATTCttcgaattcttcaactGCATCGCCATCaaagaataataacaatgtTACAATTGCATCAAGTATACAGGATTTATTAAGTAGACTCGCTGATTGA
- the HRQ1 gene encoding ATP-dependent 3'-5' DNA helicase has translation MNNSDKEPEAKKRKVVNDEFSELKKIFFRLNTFYTFLITRNHIITTFDTLKPPIEKAIRRPLTEQDLAQICVIMPGDTVFKYMDRNQFQVEKKEFDFKHGGFKQKDNDIFELKPQDQDEENDSHDDQVLVFQFKDGNMMNTWKKKLFKTDMNAPDFTTDAMKKMIAKRKMNFEAGLSRFIFNCQLEGKNPKNELQRLSLAYTPQKKDFMDPIELMLKAKGSNSKNDTVTNEAGDTRPTIPILLEKIKNSNIYNDQIKNSYIIPERLAQYGELEFELSPEVYQALEHSRFYIHQAAAINRIHNKENVIITTSTSSGKSLIYQLSAIDMLLKDPQSTFMYIFPTKALAQDQKRSFQKLLSRIPELSHVVVETYDGDTEQEARAGIRIGARVIFTNPDMIHTSILPNHPNWRMFLENLRYVVVDELHIYKGFFGSHVALVMRRLLRLVKGFYKNEGLQFISCSATLKNPIQHMKDIFGIENVSLIDEDGSPRGNKHLVVWNPPTLSQHERKRENFIAESAKILVQLIIQNVRTIAFCYVRRVCELLMKEVRLLLQEMGKLELINEVMSYRGGYSASDRRKIEQEMFHGNLRAVVSTNALELGIDIGGLDAVLMCGFPLSLANFHQQSGRAGRRNKDSLTLVVASDSPVDQHYVSHSDVLLEIDNPDAYQDLVLDFDNMLMFESHIQCAAFELPIDIERDCKYFDIKKLTTICETRLQHDKNGYHANDRFLPWPSALISLRGSEEDIFAVVDITNGRNVIMEEVEASRTSFTLYDGGIFIHQGYPYLVKEFNPDEKYAKVQRVDVDWTTSQRDFTDVDPEEIEQIRSMQNSDVPVYYGKIKTTIIVFGFFKIDKQGRILDAVETHNPPVVINSKGLWIDIPRRALELIQGKSLNIAGGIHAAQHAILGLLPRFIVTGVDEISTECKAPEKEFAERQSSRKRPARLVFYDSKGGNQGSGLCLKSFEHIEEILIGALQRVEECPCDDGCPECVAAAFCKENSLVLSKPASLIILHCILGHKKSSFISRIREGPEPNMPDIKVETVVPVSGHIKFSKDLQIIDVRKITDGEEKVVEIKEEEYPEENNGLGHNTGSE, from the coding sequence ATGAACAACTCAGATAAAGAACCAGAAGCGAAGAAACGTAAAGTGGTTAACGATGAATTTtcagaattgaaaaagatattcTTTCGACTTAACACCTTTTATACGTTTCTAATTACCCGAAATCACATTATAACAACGTTTGACACCTTGAAACCGCCTATTGAAAAGGCTATTCGCAGGCCATTGACAGAGCAAGACCTTGCTCAAATATGTGTTATTATGCCTGGAGATACAGTATTCAAGTATATGGATAGAAACCAGTTCCAAGTAGAGAAAAAGGAGTTTGATTTTAAACATGGTGGCTTTAAACAGAAAGATAACGACATATTTGAACTTAAACCCCAAGatcaagatgaagagaatgACTCACACGATGACCAGGTGCTTGTGTTCCAGTTCAAGGATGGTAATATGATGAACacatggaagaaaaaacttTTTAAAACAGACATGAATGCACCTGACTTCACTACAGATgcgatgaagaagatgattgCGAAACGAAAAATGAACTTTGAAGCTGGTCTTAGTAGATTCATATTCAATTGCCAATTGGAAGGtaaaaacccaaaaaatGAATTACAACGGCTATCTTTGGCTTATACACCGCAAAAGAAGGATTTTATGGATCCCATTGAATTGATGTTGAAAGCGAAAGGGTCGAACTCAAAAAATGACACAGTTACTAATGAAGCCGGAGATACTAGACCCACCATCCCAATACTATTGGAAAAAATTAAGaattcaaatatatataatgatcAGATTAAGAATTCTTACATTATTCCGGAAAGGTTAGCTCAATATGGTGAGTTAGAATTTGAACTTTCTCCAGAGGTTTACCAAGCACTTGAACACTCACGTTTTTACATTCACCAAGCTGCTGCGATAAACAGAATCCATAATAAAGAGaatgttattattacaaCCTCGACATCTTCAGGTAAGTCCTTAATTTATCAGCTTTCAGCAATTGATATGCTTCTAAAAGACCCACAATCGACTtttatgtatatttttCCTACAAAGGCTTTGGCACAAGATCAAAAAAGATCATTTCAAAAGCTTTTATCAAGGATACCAGAATTATCACATGTAGTCGTGGAAACTTATGATGGAGATACCGAGCAAGAGGCTAGAGCTGGTATAAGAATCGGTGCTAGAGTAATATTTACCAACCCTGATATGATTCACACCAGTATTTTACCAAATCATCCAAACTGGAGGATGTTTCTAGAGAATTTGAGATATGTTGTTGTCGATGAATTGCACATTTATAAGGGGTTTTTTGGATCCCATGTAGCATTGGTAATGAGGAGGCTTCTAAGGCTTGTAAAAGGTTTTTATAAAAATGAGGGTCTTCAGTTTATTTCATGTTCTGCTACTTTGAAGAACCCTATACAACATATGAAAGATATATTTGGTATTGAAAATGTTTCATTGATCGATGAAGATGGTTCTCCGAGAGGCAATAAGCATCTTGTGGTTTGGAATCCACCTACATTGTCTCAGcacgaaagaaaaagagaaaatttTATAGCTGAAAGTGCTAAAATTCTAGTCCAATTAATTATTCAGAACGTTCGTACCATTGCTTTCTGCTATGTCCGTAGAGTTTGTGAATTATTAATGAAAGAGGTCAGACTTttacttcaagaaatggGAAAGCTGGAATTGATAAATGAAGTGATGTCGTATAGAGGTGGATACTCTGCGAGTGATAGACGtaaaattgaacaagaaatgTTCCATGGAAATTTACGCGCTGTTGTTTCAACAAATGCATTAGAGTTAGGTATTGATATCGGAGGATTAGATGCAGTTTTGATGTGTGGTTTCCCATTATCTTTAGCTAACTTTCATCAACAATCTGGTAGAGCAGgtagaagaaataaagacTCTTTGACTCTAGTTGTAGCTAGTGACTCTCCGGTTGATCAACATTATGTTTCACATTCAGATGTGTTATTGGAAATTGATAATCCAGATGCATACCAGGATCTTGTTTTAGATTTTGATAACATGTTGATGTTCGAAAGTCATATACAATGTGCAGCCTTCGAGCTTCCTATTGATATAGAACGAGACTGCAAGTATTTCGACATAAAAAAACTTACAACCATTTGTGAAACAAGATTACAACATGATAAAAATGGATATCACGCAAATGATAGGTTTTTGCCCTGGCCATCTGCATTAATATCATTACGAGGTTCAGAAGAGGATATTTTTGCAGTTGTTGATATTAcaaatggaagaaatgTCATAATGGAAGAGGTAGAAGCGTCTCGTACTAGTTTCACTCTATATGATGGAGGGATTTTTATCCATCAAGGGTATCCATACTTGGTAAAAGAATTCAACCCAGATGAAAAGTACGCAAAGGTGCAAAGAGTTGATGTTGACTGGACTACAAGCCAAAGGGATTTTACAGATGTTGACcctgaagaaattgaacaaattcGTTCGATGCAAAATAGTGATGTGCCAGTTTATTATggaaaaatcaaaacaacCATTATCGTATTTGGATTCTTTAAGATTGATAAACAAGGAAGGATATTAGATGCTGTTGAGACACATAACCCACCAGTGGTCATCAACTCTAAAGGACTCTGGATTGATATTCCTAGAAGAGCGCTTGAATTGATACAGGGTAAATCTTTGAATATTGCAGGTGGTATTCATGCAGCCCAGCATGCGATTTTAGGTCTTCTACCAAGGTTTATAGTTACAGGAGTTGATGAAATATCTACTGAATGTAAAGCTCCCGAAAAGGAATTTGCAGAACGCCAAAGTTCTAGAAAGAGACCGGCAAGGTTGGTTTTTTACGATTCAAAAGGTGGAAACCAGGGGTCGGGACTTTGCTTGAAGAGTTTCGAGCATATCGAAGAGATTCTTATTGGTGCACTTCAACGTGTTGAAGAGTGTCCGTGTGATGATGGCTGTCCAGAGTGTGTTGCTGCCGCATTCTGTAAAGAGAACAGTCTAGTCCTTTCTAAACCAGCCTCTCTAATTATTCTTCACTGTATTTTGGGGCATAAGAAGAGCTCGTTCATATCCAGAATCAGAGAGGGACCAGAACCTAATATGCCCGATATTAAAGTAGAAACTGTTGTTCCAGTTTCTGGACACATAAAATTCTCCAAAGACTTACAAATTATAGATGTAAGAAAGATTACAGATGGTGAGGAAAAAGTGGttgaaataaaagaggaagaataCCCTGAAGAGAATAATGGTCTTGGGCATAATACCGGTTCGGAATGA
- the SRP101 gene encoding Signal recognition particle receptor subunit alpha yields the protein MIDQFAVFTPLGNLLYGYNSLNKKFSESQINRFVDEFISQPVKNVTSKYPILSTADSSFMYYESKQPHLFFVVSFASAESMQLTSEAESLLSVATKLWESLDLDKIILDNLSGKGKKNVHNFRFVTEDADEKLAKFGTYFEVKYNEMKKVPQQKGKKQKGSQNYNQNQNQSQAVSKSKNANQSKKDSKGSTNSGKNSKSRKWGMDGSLEETGIMDPSLDFSESNEKDISPALASDLETDLQNSAQFGKENDKGEFLISEIDELLASNKQKSKSKDTSSSPFSFLQKHILGNKTISENDLVAVLDKLKQKLISKNVAPEVADYLCNQVSKDLVGSKTENWTSVDQTARMSLQKCLSSILTPSVSVDLLHEIQQKINKKDSNGLNDPYVFSVVGVNGVGKSTNLSKLAFWLLKNNLRVLIVACDTFRSGAVEQLRVHVENLAQLTDENHVRGSKNRRGKTGNEHVELFEGGYGGSNLVTKIAKQAIKYAKTEHFDVVLMDTAGRRHNDATLMSPLKSFAEQANPDKIIMVGEALVGTDSVQQANNFNQAFGKDRNLDFFIISKCDTVGELLGTMVNMVYATSIPILFIGVGQTYTDLRTLSVEWAVNSLLS from the coding sequence ATGATTGACCAGTTTGCTGTTTTCACGCCTTTGGGTAACCTTCTTTATGGTTATAActctttgaacaagaagttctCTGAATCTCAGATCAACCGGTTCGTTGATGAGTTTATCAGTCAACCAGTCAAGAATGTGACATCCAAATATCCGATTCTATCTACTGCTGATAGTAGTTTTATGTACTATGAGTCAAAACAAcctcatcttttttttgttgtttcGTTTGCGTCTGCGGAATCTATGCAATTAACTAGTGAAGCCGAATCTTTGCTTTCTGTTGCTACTAAACTATGGGAATCACTAGATCTCGATAAAATCATCTTAGACAACCTTTCTGGAAAAGGCAAGAAGAATGTCCACAACTTTAGATTTGTGACGGAGGATGCCGATGAAAAGCTAGCCAAGTTTGGAACGTATTTTGAAGTTAAGTACAATGAGATGAAGAAAGTTCCACAGCAAAAGGGTAAGAAACAGAAGGGCTCACAAAACTAtaatcaaaaccaaaaccaaagcCAGGCAGTTTCTAAATCTAAGAATGCTAACCAAAGTAAGAAAGATTCAAAGGGTAGTACTAATAGTGGTAAAAATTCAAAGTCCAGAAAATGGGGTATGGATGGATCCTTGGAGGAGACCGGAATAATGGACCCATCCCTCGACTTCTCCGAGTCAAACGAAAAAGATATTTCTCCAGCACTGGCAAGTGATTTAGAAACTGATCTACAAAATAGTGCTCAGTTTGGtaaagaaaatgataagGGTGAGTTTTTGATCAGCGAAATTGATGAACTTCTTGCCTCTAACAAACAgaaatccaaatccaagGATACCTCGTCCTCACCTTTTTCATTCTTACAAAAGCATATCTTGGGTAACAAGACTATATCTGAAAATGATTTAGTTGCAGTGTTGGATAAGTTAAAGCAGAAATTAATCTCCAAAAATGTTGCACCCGAAGTTGCAGACTATCTATGCAATCAGGTTTCAAAGGACTTGGTTGGATCTAAAACTGAAAACTGGACGAGTGTTGACCAAACAGCTAGAATGTCATTACAAAAATGTCTATCCTCTATCTTGACTCCAAGTGTCTCGGTCGATTTGCTTCAtgaaattcaacaaaagatcAATAAAAAAGACTCTAATGGTTTAAATGATCCATACGTGTTCTCCGTCGTTGGTGTCAATGGTGTAGGAAAATCAACTAATCTTTCGAAACTCGCATTTTGGCTcttgaaaaataatttGAGAGTACTTATTGTAGCTTGTGACACTTTTAGGTCCGGCGCTGTAGAGCAACTTCGAGTCCATGTAGAGAACTTAGCCCAATTAACAGATGAAAATCATGTAAGAGGATCAAAAAATAGGAGAGGTAAAACAGGTAATGAACATGTCGAACTTTTCGAAGGTGGTTATGGTGGTTCTAATCTTGTCACGAAGATAGCGAAACAAGCAATCAAATATGCTAAAACTGAACATTTTGACGTAGTTTTGATGGATACTGCTGGAAGAAGACACAACGATGCTACCTTGATGTCTCCGTTGAAATCATTCGCAGAACAAGCCAATCCGGACAAAATTATTATGGTGGGCGAAGCTTTAGTTGGGACTGATTCTGTTCAACAAGCTAATAACTTTAATCAAGCATTTGGGAAAGATAGAAATCTagatttcttcattataTCTAAATGTGACACCGTAGGGGAACTGTTAGGGACGATGGTTAATATGGTGTACGCTACAAGTATACCGATCTTGTTCATTGGAGTTGGTCAGACCTACACTGATCTCAGAACGTTAAGTGTTGAATGGGCAGTTAATAGTTTATTGTCCTAA
- the OLE1 gene encoding putative acyl-CoA desaturase has translation MSDEAQDGGIPEFDYTELLQQTIDVDVPSQVQERVVETAAVKNPTIKHRDHPLVHLLKKVDVGSTIFCIIIPLFSLFKLILSKPAYNKDLLMMLAVYWFLSEISLVAGYHRFFTHSSYQVHIAIQFCMAVVGASCGLGSILDFTSQHMVHHRHIDTEKDPHSQSVYGYLFSLWGHRFFRGNRKSIRAIAKCRETIVSTSRATYDNHTTQLIRSASYPLLLWQDTNYLQLWVLTNLLLPFVVSKYFIELPVWNCIFYLGFVRMSIVQQQWLIIGALCHWKNFPLSKQPFDDSKTAVDLTLGWIGDILTFGEANHNFHHEFPGDYRNGTDNFTIDPAKWVISALQWLNLAKNLHKVSQEQIEKCLVQQQQKIIDEESAKLRWGIPIDRLPGMTSQQFVKLAKDEYAKNLKAYVAIDGIVHDVTPFIYDHPGGVALVETSIGKDATQAFNGAVYSHSNAARNLLATMRVAVITDQTSTIQTTRWEQNSIADATRRNGMEGQEVGRTRKHVTFTRRNYYAAGAA, from the coding sequence ATGTCTGACGAGGCGCAAGATGGGGGTATTCCTGAATTTGATTATACAGAACTATTGCAGCAAACTATAGATGTAGATGTGCCATCTCAGGTGCAGGAACGTGTTGTCGAAACAGCTGCAGTAAAAAATCCAACAATTAAACATCGAGATCATCCTTTAGTACATCTTTTAAAAAAGGTAGATGTTGGATCGACAATATTCTGTATTATTATACCTCTTTTCTCACTATTCAAATTGATTTTGAGTAAGCCTGCGTATAATAAGGATCTTTTAATGATGTTAGCGGTGTATTGGTTTTTATCAGAAATAAGTCTTGTTGCGGGCTATCATAGGTTCTTCACGCATAGTTCGTACCAGGTTCATATTGCGATACAATTCTGTATGGCAGTGGTGGGTGCTTCCTGTGGTTTAGGATCAATACTTGACTTTACTAGTCAGCATATGGTACATCATCGTCATATAGATACGGAGAAGGACCCTCATTCTCAATCGGTTTATGGATATTTATTCTCGTTATGGGGACATCGTTTTTTTAGAGGCAATAGAAAGTCCATAAGGGCTATAGCGAAATGCCGTGAAACTATTGTTTCAACCTCCAGAGCAACATATGATAATCACACCACTCAACTAATTAGATCGGCTAGTTATCCGTTGCTGCTGTGGCAAGATACCAATTACCTACAACTTTGGGTGCTCACGAACCTGTTATTACCATTCGTTGTGAGTAAGTATTTCATAGAATTACCTGTTTGGAACTGTATCTTTTATCTGGGGTTCGTGAGAATGTCAATagtacaacaacaatggttGATTATCGGTGCCCTCTGTCACTGGAAGAACTTCCCGCTGTCAAAACAACCATTTGACGACTCGAAAACAGCAGTAGACTTGACTCTTGGATGGATCGGAGACATCCTAACGTTTGGAGAAGCTAACCATAATTTTCATCATGAATTTCCAGGGGATTACAGAAATGGTACGGACAACTTTACTATAGATCCTGCGAAATGGGTAATTTCTGCCTTACAGTGGCTGAATCTAGCAAAAAACCTACACAAAGTATCGCAAGAACAAATAGAAAAGTGTCTggttcaacaacagcaaaagATAATAGACGAGGAATCAGCAAAATTGAGATGGGGTATCCCAATCGACAGACTCCCAGGTATGACATCCCAGCAGTTTGTTAAACTCGCTAAGGATGAATACGCTAAAAACTTGAAAGCATACGTTGCAATTGATGGTATTGTACATGACGTAACTCCATTTATATATGATCATCCCGGTGGAGTAGCCCTTGTTGAAACAAGTATTGGAAAAGATGCAACTCAGGCCTTCAATGGCGCTGTATACAGTCACTCAAATGCCGCTAGAAATCTATTAGCTACAATGAGAGTTGCAGTCATAACAGACCAAACTTCAACTATTCAAACTACCCGCTGGGAACAAAATTCTATTGCCGATGCTACTCGCAGAAATGGCATGGAAGGGCAGGAAGTTGGTCGTACCAGAAAGCACGTCACATTCACAAGAAGGAATTATTATGCAGCGGGTGCTGCTTGA
- the BCD1 gene encoding Bcd1p, producing MELCEVCQQNEWKYKCPRCLKRTCSVVCSKKHKEADSCSGISSVTEYISSESLKGADTEEEMNHLVQRDYNFLIGMNRKLSILKEDGKNKNKRALQKVPAAAAQTQAGNTYQVTKPHKVLRRGVKCLLLPKGMQRSLSNKSKWDKPLDTFVWSLEWILVDTRENVGANNISWKHLSHRNKEESKLVECLGKQVYDKCKEFYCKETTVTDQEAATTKDDRSNHILNMGLRFFTKWFPNNVESIMDTKEVIEIDPRQCVGEIFKDRTVIEFPTIYIAPNLESLTKLELNLHVEGQEKSLPVMSRYNNSTKPASDNRVPALHSKSESSSESDPSSSSSSSSDSSSSSDSDSDSDSSTPEENSTANPAGTAHDSNSDSDSSSEKEDEDGYEVGVSLDFLAS from the coding sequence ATGGAGTTGTGTGAGGTTTGTCAGCAGAATGAGTGGAAATACAAGTGTCCAAGATGTTTAAAGCGGACCTGTTCTGTAGTATGCTCAAAGAAGCACAAAGAGGCTGATAGCTGCAGCGGTATCAGCAGCGTAACGGAATATATTTCAAGCGAGAGTTTGAAAGGTGCAGATacggaagaagaaatgaacCACTTAGTTCAACGTGATTATAATTTTTTGATTGGAATGAATCGGAAGCTATCTATTCTGAAGGAGGACGGtaagaacaagaataaaCGAGCATTGCAAAAGGTGCCTGCTGCAGCGGCACAGACACAGGCTGGGAACACATATCAGGTTACGAAACCACATAAAGTACTAAGACGGGGGGTGAAGTGCCTTTTGCTTCCGAAAGGGATGCAAAGATCGCTTTCTAACAAGAGTAAATGGGATAAGCCATTGGATACATTTGTTTGGTCACTAGAATGGATATTGGTGGATACCAGGGAAAATGTTGGCGCAAACAATATATCCTGGAAGCACCTATCGCATAGAAATAAGGAGGAATCCAAGTTGGTCGAATGCTTAGGAAAACAGGTATATGATAAATGCAAAGAATTTTATTGtaaagaaacaacagtGACTGACCAGGAGGCAGCCacaacaaaagatgataGATCGAACCATATACTTAATATGGGACTTAGATTTTTTACCAAATGGTTTCCAAACAATGTAGAATCAATCATGGATACTAAAGAGGTTATAGAGATTGATCCTAGACAATGTGTTGGGGAAATATTTAAAGATCGAACTGTCATTGAATTTCCAACAATATATATCGCACCAAATTTGGAATCACTCACTAAATTAGAACTTAACCTACATGTGGAAGGGCAAGAGAAGAGTTTACCTGTGATGAGCAGGTATAATAATTCTACGAAACCCGCATCAGATAACCGTGTACCGGCGTTACACTCAAAATCAGAATCAAGCTCAGAATCGGATCCCAGCTCTAGCTCTAGCTCAAGCTCAGATTCCAGCTCCAGTTCTGATTCTGActctgattctgattccTCCACCCCAGAAGAAAATTCTACAGCTAATCCAGCAGGTACTGCTCATGATTCTAACTCTGATTCGGATAGCAGTTCGGAGAAAGAGGATGAAGACGGTTATGAAGTTGGCGTTTCCCTCGATTTCTTAGCATCTTAA
- the VMA10 gene encoding H(+)-transporting V1 sector ATPase subunit G yields MSQNGIATLLKAEKEAHEIVAKARQHRQELLKQAKTDAAAEIAQYKAKKEQELKQIEASNEGGVEGLEKEAEQSVQQELKEIKEVASKKEDDVVKLLIKAVTAPAAEMHINAS; encoded by the coding sequence ATGTCCCAAAACGGTATTGCAACGTTGTTAAAGGCCGAAAAGGAGGCCCATGAAATTGTGGCCAAGGCTAGACAACATAGACAGGAGCTTTTGAAGCAAGCCAAGACTGATGCGGCTGCTGAAATTGCCCAATATAAGGCCaagaaggaacaagaattgAAGCAGATCGAAGCTTCTAATGAAGGTGGTGTCGAAGgtttggaaaaagaagctgaaCAATCAGTGCAGCAAGAGTTAAAGGAAATCAAGGAAGTAGCATCCAAGAAGGAAGATGACGTGGTGAAATTGTTGATCAAGGCCGTCACGGCGCCTGCTGCTGAAATGCACATCAATGCTTCTTAA